The sequence below is a genomic window from Polaribacter vadi.
TAATTTCCATCCTGAATCGCAATTCCAAGAGGAACTGTAAATTTTCCTTCGTGCATTTGTGAAAGAGCATGATTTAATTGCCCTTTTCTAGTAACCATTAAATCAGGTTCACCAAGTCCTACACCAATATCTTCGCCGTATTTGTATATGCTTTTTAGATACCCTTTGTCGTTAAATGGCAACCATTCTCCAGGCATAAAATTGGCATATATCATCGTTGTTACATCTGGAAATGCTTTTTTAACGGCTGACATATTGCTTTTAATCCCTTGAAGATAAGCTATTTCTGAAAAGCTAGAATCTATCTTACTATTAACTCCAATTGCTGTCTCTTGAAGATTAATTCCTTCAATTTTCTTATTAAATTCGTTTCCTAATGCCATAAGTAACATTGCAAAACGTTCTTGAACTTTTTTATTCCATCTTTTAGCTGTCCATCCTTCAGGTTCGCCATCGTCATTATATTGAAAAACTGCACCTCCATCATATTCGTTGGTTAACAAATAATTCGGAACAGCTTTATATCTTTTGTCAAACGTTACATCTTGTAACTGAATGAAAAGTTTTTTCCCGTATCTACTTAAATAAGCTATATCTTCTTCAATAACCGAAAAATTGTATTGATCTTTTTCAGACTCTAATTCTTTCCAAGAATACATTATTTGCGCTCCTTGAAATCTTGAAGAGAAAAGCAAAGGGTGATTTTTTATAGACGCTCTATCTCTTGAAAAATAAACGAAGTGGCTTATACTATCTTGAGGTATTGGGCAAGTGAGATTTAAATATTTTTCATATGGATTTTTCCAATTTTGTGCATTTATTGGTAAACATAGAAATAATGATAGAATTGAAATAAAAAATTGTTTTTTTATCATAAAGTGAGTCTGTTACTGCATTGGGTACAAGGGTTCATATAAGAATAGAGCCGATTTCGGGACTCATTCTTTTCAAATTACAAGAAAGTTGAAGAGGGATACAATCCTTGAATATATTGCTATCATGACTATTATTTTTATACATTATTATGTGCTGCCTATTTATTAGTTGTCATTCCTTTTCTTAATCCTCTTTCATTACCACTGACTACAATTGTACCTTTAAATAACTTCATATTCGTTAAAGAAAGATTACTTGGCAAGCCGTTGCTATAGGATTGCCAAGTTTCATAATCACTATTTTTTCTGTAAACTCCATCCCATTGGCCAGCAAAAACTGAATTGCCATTTTTAATTACATTAAACGTATATAATTCTTTTGGTAAGCCTTTTTGTAAACTTTGCCAAGTAGCCCCTTTGTCAGTTGAAAAGAGTAATTCATTATATGTCATTGCATAAATATGTTTGTCGTCTGAACTAATATTGTGTAGGGTATAATCTGACAGTACCTTCTTCCAATCTTTCTGTCCAATAGGAGAAGTAAATGCACCTTGAGTTGTGCCAATGTATGTGTTTCCATCAAATTCTGTAATCCCATTTACTTGCATAGTATTATTAGCAAATTCATTTTCCCAAATAGTATTATTTGCTCTTAAAGAAAATAAACCAGCATTTGTGCCCACAAATAACTTTTGTCCTATATTTTGAAATCTTCTAATCGTTAAATTGTCTAGTCCCTCATTTATTTGCTCCCAATGTTCACCCATATCTTTTGTATAATATACTCCACCCAATTGGGTTCCTACGTAAATATTATTTTTTAATAAGGCTATTGCAGTAGGATTGTTTTCTAGTATTACTTTCTCAGTTTGTATGCTTTTCCAAGAGTCATTCTGAAAATCGAATGTATATACGCCCTTTGCTTTTGATAAAATTCCAATTGTATTTTCATTCGTTGCAATGGAACTAATGGTTGTTGATTCAGGAAGACCCTTATTTTTATTTATCCAAGTTTCTCCATTATTGTCTGAAAAATAGACTGCCTCCGGTCGGTTTTTCAATTCAAGAATATCAATCAGTTCAACTTCGTACAATAGGGTAGAGTCGGGATGTGGGAAATTATGTTCCCCTTTTCTTTTACTTAATTTTGGTGGAACGATTAATTTTTTTATTTCACCTATTTTCATTCCAAC
It includes:
- a CDS encoding FKBP-type peptidyl-prolyl cis-trans isomerase, whose amino-acid sequence is MNIHPNMNSNFLILLFLSVIALNCNSNKKAKDESFTKTSTGLEYKILKEGNGESAKVGQEVLIHETMSYMNDSLLFDSRTLPNPVKVLVGGSQAIAGVDETLVGMKIGEIKKLIVPPKLSKRKGEHNFPHPDSTLLYEVELIDILELKNRPEAVYFSDNNGETWINKNKGLPESTTISSIATNENTIGILSKAKGVYTFDFQNDSWKSIQTEKVILENNPTAIALLKNNIYVGTQLGGVYYTKDMGEHWEQINEGLDNLTIRRFQNIGQKLFVGTNAGLFSLRANNTIWENEFANNTMQVNGITEFDGNTYIGTTQGAFTSPIGQKDWKKVLSDYTLHNISSDDKHIYAMTYNELLFSTDKGATWQSLQKGLPKELYTFNVIKNGNSVFAGQWDGVYRKNSDYETWQSYSNGLPSNLSLTNMKLFKGTIVVSGNERGLRKGMTTNK